The following proteins are co-located in the Siansivirga zeaxanthinifaciens CC-SAMT-1 genome:
- a CDS encoding peptidylprolyl isomerase has product MHTIKIFLVLIILSFTSCKAQYPDLEDGIYAEFVTTKGTMLAKLTYDKTPVTVANFVSLAEGTNTLVDSIYLKKKFYNGTIFHRVIDSFMIQGGDPKGTGSGSPGYKFMDEFNPDLKHDKPGILSMANSGPKTNGSQFFITEVATPHLDNRHTVFGELVLGLDVQDSISNVETQAGNRPVVDVVIKELNIIRKGKEAKTFDAPKMFKGHFIEAERLEKEKIAKAEALLKANVEKFNMQREKAISLNSGLKYYITEKGTGEPLKKSAEVLANYTLYFEDGKFLETSKLEAAEANDAVNEQRKEAGKYEPIVCDIRPNARMIAGFKEGLQQLSVGDKATLFIPYHLAYGESGNRGIPPRSNLIFEVEILEIKK; this is encoded by the coding sequence ATGCATACAATTAAAATTTTTCTTGTTTTAATTATATTAAGCTTTACCTCTTGTAAGGCGCAATATCCAGATTTAGAAGATGGAATATATGCCGAATTTGTTACAACAAAAGGCACGATGTTAGCAAAACTAACCTACGACAAAACCCCAGTAACGGTGGCAAACTTTGTATCGTTAGCCGAAGGAACAAATACGTTAGTTGACAGTATTTATTTAAAAAAGAAGTTTTATAACGGCACCATTTTTCATCGTGTAATTGATAGTTTCATGATTCAGGGAGGCGACCCTAAAGGAACGGGTAGCGGAAGTCCTGGTTACAAATTTATGGATGAATTTAACCCGGATCTTAAACACGATAAACCCGGAATTTTATCTATGGCTAACTCGGGTCCTAAAACAAATGGCAGCCAATTTTTTATAACCGAGGTGGCGACACCGCATTTAGACAATCGCCATACGGTTTTTGGAGAACTGGTTTTGGGTCTCGATGTTCAAGACAGCATTTCCAATGTAGAAACTCAAGCGGGTAATCGCCCTGTGGTAGACGTCGTAATAAAAGAGTTAAACATTATTAGAAAAGGAAAAGAAGCGAAAACATTTGATGCTCCAAAAATGTTTAAAGGTCATTTTATTGAAGCCGAACGCCTAGAAAAAGAAAAAATAGCAAAAGCCGAGGCTTTACTTAAAGCCAATGTTGAAAAATTTAATATGCAAAGAGAAAAAGCTATTAGTTTAAATTCTGGGTTAAAATATTATATCACTGAAAAAGGCACAGGAGAGCCCTTAAAAAAATCGGCAGAAGTATTAGCCAATTACACCCTCTATTTTGAAGACGGAAAATTTTTAGAAACTAGCAAATTAGAAGCTGCAGAAGCGAATGATGCTGTAAACGAACAACGTAAAGAAGCTGGTAAATACGAGCCAATCGTTTGCGATATCAGACCAAATGCTCGAATGATTGCAGGTTTTAAAGAAGGTTTACAGCAATTAAGCGTTGGAGATAAGGCCACATTATTTATACCCTATCATTTGGCTTATGGAGAATCTGGAAACAGAGGCATACCGCCTAGATCTAATTTAATTTTTGAAGTTGAAATTTTAGAAATTAAAAAATAA
- the gldI gene encoding gliding motility-associated peptidyl-prolyl isomerase GldI gives MNKLITFILLLVIIACKSPEARRPISVKSGSFIDASVERNKKLNAKEEAIINKYMKLRKDNEYIASGNGFWYYYNVKNDVDSLKTPDFGDIVNYNYNLKSFTGQTIYTTEELKTRTYTIDKEELFSGLREGLKLMKTGETVTFLFPSQKAFGYYGDENKIGSNTPIICEVTLNSIIENTTN, from the coding sequence ATGAATAAATTAATCACATTTATACTGTTATTAGTAATAATAGCCTGTAAATCACCCGAAGCCCGCCGTCCAATTTCGGTTAAAAGTGGCTCTTTTATTGATGCTTCGGTAGAAAGAAACAAAAAATTAAACGCCAAAGAAGAAGCCATCATTAACAAGTATATGAAGCTTCGTAAAGACAATGAATACATTGCCTCTGGTAATGGTTTTTGGTATTATTACAACGTAAAGAACGATGTCGATTCGCTTAAAACTCCAGATTTTGGAGATATTGTAAACTACAATTACAATTTAAAATCTTTTACCGGACAAACTATTTACACAACAGAAGAACTAAAAACTCGCACATATACCATCGATAAAGAAGAATTATTTTCTGGCTTAAGAGAAGGCTTAAAACTAATGAAAACAGGAGAAACAGTTACGTTCTTATTTCCTTCACAAAAGGCGTTTGGTTATTATGGCGACGAAAATAAAATAGGAAGCAATACACCTATAATTTGCGAAGTAACTTTAAATTCTATCATTGAAAACACCACTAATTAA